In Lates calcarifer isolate ASB-BC8 linkage group LG15, TLL_Latcal_v3, whole genome shotgun sequence, one genomic interval encodes:
- the LOC108898564 gene encoding uncharacterized protein LOC108898564 isoform X1 encodes MQKAFIILLIIWNSSTFASGKTGKYDLQVSLGCQAVIPCQLKRTDSDSFKWHYKKDKHSQTMQIYFQNKQGLQHYSSAFRLRGSVGHNRSLVINSFTEDDQGLYSCGNCYQDTCNYDKPTVVRVKKEIQKEIIETSYVTAGSDFTHECPGEFTNLKWTFEASNMTAVRISAVRSKTEFVTSSKSIRIVNVRGADAGKYTCWTSSCDGHKHKLLTVNLCVITAHQSGDSSCAVICDVEFTNIKSNNTANEETGTRSISVHGYPYGSLNCSEKQIFDVYSAVNSTHIPSSTSNKTTGTPTEPEYLTTVIYGTSAVLAFFILTALIIFFIRGRLRADFSDRRSGCDNDGRLEEETSVIYTSVIIKRPAKTTNYHKSYTDCVYSEINV; translated from the exons ATGCAAAAAGCCTTTATCATTTTATTGATAATTTGGAACTCATCCACCTTTGCCTCAGGAAAAA CAGGCAAATACGACCTTCAAGTTTCACTGGGATGTCAAGCTGTGATACCTTGTCAACTTAAGAGGACTGACTCAGACTCTTTCAAATGGCATTACAAGAAGGACAAACATAGTCAAACAATGCAGATATATTTTCAGAATAAGCAGGGACTACAACATTACAGTAGTGCCTTTCGTCTCAGAGGGAGTGTTGGACACAATCGTTCCTTGGTCATCAATTCTTTTACAGAGGATGATCAAGGCCTGTACTCGTGTGGAAACTGTTATCAAGACACCTGCAATTATGACAAGCCCACAGTCGTCAGAGTCAAGAAAG aaatTCAGAAGGAAATTATTGAGACATCTTATGTGACTGCAGGCagtgattttacacatgaatgTCCAGGTGAATTCACTAACTTAAAATGGACTTTTGAAGCAAGTAACATGACTGCTGTCAGGATCTCAGCCGTAAGATCGAAAACAGAGTTTGTGACTTCCAGCAAGTCTATACGCATTGTAAACGTCAGAGGAGCAGATGCTGGGAAATATACCTGCTGGACAAGTAGTTGtgatggacacaaacacaagctaCTCACTGTCAACTTATGTGTAATCACAG CTCACCAGAGTGGGGATTCATCTTGTGCTGTGATATGTGACGTGGAATTCACTAACATCAAATCTAATAACACTGCAAATGAGGAGACCGGCACAAGGAGTATATCAGTGCATGGATATCCATATGGGTCTTTAAATTGCAGTGAAAAGCAGATCTTTGATGTTTACAGTGCAGTTAACAGCACTCACATACCATCAAGTACTTCAAACAAAACGACAG gtACACCTACAGAGCCTGAATATTTGACCACAGTTATTTATGGAACATCAGCAGTccttgcattttttattttaacggCACTTATAATTTTCTTCATCCGAGGAAGATTGCGGGCAG ATTTTTCTGATCGTCGTTCTGGCTGTGACAATGATGGAAGA TTGGAAGAGGAGACTTCGGTGATTTATACATCAGTTATCATCAAGAGACCTGCAAAGACAACAAACTATCATAAATCTTACACTGATTGTGTGTatagtgaaataaatgtatAG
- the LOC108898564 gene encoding uncharacterized protein LOC108898564 isoform X2: protein MQKAFIILLIIWNSSTFASGKKDDQGLYSCGNCYQDTCNYDKPTVVRVKKEIQKEIIETSYVTAGSDFTHECPGEFTNLKWTFEASNMTAVRISAVRSKTEFVTSSKSIRIVNVRGADAGKYTCWTSSCDGHKHKLLTVNLCVITAHQSGDSSCAVICDVEFTNIKSNNTANEETGTRSISVHGYPYGSLNCSEKQIFDVYSAVNSTHIPSSTSNKTTGTPTEPEYLTTVIYGTSAVLAFFILTALIIFFIRGRLRADFSDRRSGCDNDGRLEEETSVIYTSVIIKRPAKTTNYHKSYTDCVYSEINV, encoded by the exons ATGCAAAAAGCCTTTATCATTTTATTGATAATTTGGAACTCATCCACCTTTGCCTCAGGAAAAA AGGATGATCAAGGCCTGTACTCGTGTGGAAACTGTTATCAAGACACCTGCAATTATGACAAGCCCACAGTCGTCAGAGTCAAGAAAG aaatTCAGAAGGAAATTATTGAGACATCTTATGTGACTGCAGGCagtgattttacacatgaatgTCCAGGTGAATTCACTAACTTAAAATGGACTTTTGAAGCAAGTAACATGACTGCTGTCAGGATCTCAGCCGTAAGATCGAAAACAGAGTTTGTGACTTCCAGCAAGTCTATACGCATTGTAAACGTCAGAGGAGCAGATGCTGGGAAATATACCTGCTGGACAAGTAGTTGtgatggacacaaacacaagctaCTCACTGTCAACTTATGTGTAATCACAG CTCACCAGAGTGGGGATTCATCTTGTGCTGTGATATGTGACGTGGAATTCACTAACATCAAATCTAATAACACTGCAAATGAGGAGACCGGCACAAGGAGTATATCAGTGCATGGATATCCATATGGGTCTTTAAATTGCAGTGAAAAGCAGATCTTTGATGTTTACAGTGCAGTTAACAGCACTCACATACCATCAAGTACTTCAAACAAAACGACAG gtACACCTACAGAGCCTGAATATTTGACCACAGTTATTTATGGAACATCAGCAGTccttgcattttttattttaacggCACTTATAATTTTCTTCATCCGAGGAAGATTGCGGGCAG ATTTTTCTGATCGTCGTTCTGGCTGTGACAATGATGGAAGA TTGGAAGAGGAGACTTCGGTGATTTATACATCAGTTATCATCAAGAGACCTGCAAAGACAACAAACTATCATAAATCTTACACTGATTGTGTGTatagtgaaataaatgtatAG